CGTTCCCACGACCGAACAGCGATCGGTCGGTCCGTGTCCATGACCCGTGTTACCACTGATAACAAATCTTTACTCAAGATAGAGTAATCGACGGAAAGACATATTGTGGATGAGCACGAACACTGTAGTATGCCCCAGCAGGTCACCTTCGACTCGTACGCGGCGGCGGTCGCGACTGACGCTGACGCGTGGTCACCGAACGAGCGCACGGCGACGCCTGAATCGGTCGATGTCCCGTACGGCGTCGACGATCCGTCGGACGCCGACGGCTCGGAGACGGTCGGAATCCCCGAGCAGTACACGACGTTCGGCTGCGTGGAGTACCGGCCGCGGGAGTGAGTCGGCTGCGGAAGTGATGTGTCGGCAGTCGAAGTGAGTCGACTGCCCGAGTAACTCGGCCGGGGCGGCGTTCTCACGGCCGATAGGCGCGGCGACGGCCTCTTATCGCGGGGGGCGAATCGGACGGTGTGATAACCGTCGACGGCCTGCGGAAGGTGTACGGCGACTTCGTCGCCGTGCACGGGAGTACCTTCGACGTGGAGCCGGGGGAGATATTCGGCGTCGTCGGCCCGAACGGCGCGGGCAAGACGACGACGCTCAAGACGCTCGCGGGGCTGATCGAGCCGACCGCCGGCACCGTCCGGGTCGCCGGCGAGCCGGCGGGCGACCCGGAGACACGAACCGCGTTGGGGTTCCTCCCGGAGGAGTCGCCGCTGTACGAGGACATGACCGCGCGGAGCTATCTCCGCTTTTTCGCGGACTTGTACGACGTGCCGCGCGAGACCGCGAACCAACGGATCGAGACGGCGCTCGACGACCTAGAGCTGGAGCACCGCGACCGCCGGCTGGGGGACGTGTCGAAGGGGATGAAGCGCAAGGTCGCGATCGCGCGTTCGCTGGTCAACGACCCCGACGTGTTGATCTACGACGAGCCGGCGTCCGGGCTCGACCCGCTCACGACCAACTACGTGCTGGAGTACGTCCGCGACCTCGCCGACGCGGGCAAGACCGTGCTGTTCTCGGCGCACAACCTGTATCACGTCGAATCGGTCTGTGACCGCGTCGTGATCATGAACGAGGGCGAGATCGTCGCGCGCGGCACCGTCGAGGAGATCCGCGCCGAGCACGGCGAGACGACCTACCGCGTGTTCACCACGGTCCCCGTCGAGGGGAGCGAGCCCGACGGCGACCGCCACGTGTCGACCGTCGACTCGATGGACGCGGTCGAGGCGATCCGCGGGGCGGCGGCGGACGAGGGGGGCGAGGTCGTCGACATTAGAACGCGCGAGTCGACGCTTGAGGAGATATTCCTCGACGTGGCCGGCCAGCCGATGCCCGGAAGCCGCCGCACCGATCCCGGGGAGGTCGGGGGGTGAGACGCCCCGGCGCGGTCGGTCGCGCGCTCCTCGCCGCCGCCCGCCGGCACGCCCGCAAGACGGGTCGCGTCGCGCGCTGGGAGGTGTCGCGGACGACCGGCACCGTCGACCGGAAGACCGCAGCCCTCGGCGCCGTCGCGCTCCTGTTGACGGTGGGCGTCGCCGCGGGCGGGTTGTTCGCCGGCGGCGTCGCCCTCGACGACGACATCTACGCGGTCGCGGTCAGTCCGGACAGCCCGTACCACGACCCCGTGAGCGACTCCACGCCGCTGGAGGCGGTGCCCGTCGGCGCGCCGAACGCGGACGTGTACGTCGACGACCGCGACCCGACCGACCGCGAGGCGACCGTCTCGGTGGCGAACACACGCAAGGGACAGGCCGCACTCGGCGCGTTCCGGTCGGCAGTCGAGCGACACAACACGCAGCTCCTGCTGGCGGAGGAGAACCAGTCGGCCGCCTTCCCGGTCGGCGTCACCCTCAGCTACGTCGAGCGCGCGAGCGAGCGCGTCGGCGCCAGCGACGGGGCGGCAGGCGTAGGGGGCTCGGGAGACGACGGCGAGGACGAGGCCGGCGGCGCCGGGGACGGATCCGCCTCCGGATCCGGCGGCTCCGGACCCGCCGCGGGCGACGGGTCCGGGGACGGGCTCGGTGTCCCCGACTTCGGCGGCGTCGCGGGGCCGCTGTTCGGCGGCCAGCCGACCGGGTCGCCGGCGGAGATCTCCCCGCCGTTCCCGTTCTCCTCGCTCGTGCTCGCGTTCGCCTTCCTCGTGCCGATGAACTTCGTGATCCAGGCGTACGGATCGACGGTGCTCAACGAGCGGATCAACCGCCGGGGGGAGCTGCTGCTCGTCGCGCCGCTGTCGCCGGGCGACATCGTCGCCGGCAAGACCCTGCCGTACGCCGCGGTCGCGCTCCTCGCGACGGCGCTCATCGCAGCCGGGGTCGGCGGCGGCGTGCTCTCGGTGGCGGCGGTGTTCCCGATCGCGCTCGTGTTCCTCGCGTCGACGTTCGTCGGCGCGATGTTCGCGCGCTCGTTCAAGGAACTCACTTTCGTCACCGTCACCGTCTCCGTGACGCTGACGACGTACGCGTTCGTCCCCGCGATCTTCGCGACGGTGACGCCGATCGCGCTCATCTCGCCGCTGACGCTCGTCGTCCGCGACCTCCAGGGCGAGGCGGTCGCGATCGGGGAGTACCTGTTCTCGACGGGCCCGTTCTACCTCGTCGCCGCTACCCTGTTCGCCATGGGCGTCGGCGTCTACCGCGAGGAGGACATGTTCACCCAGCGCGCGGTACCGCTGAAGTTCCTCGACGCGCTCGCGGTGCGGCTGCACCGCCCCCGCGACGTTGCGCTCCTCGCGGCGCTGTCGGTCCCGTTCGTCTTCGTCGCCGAGCTGCTCGGGGTCGCGCTGCTGTTCGCGCTGCCACAGGCGGCCGCGGTCGTCGGGCTGCTCGTGGTCGTCGCGGTCGTCGAGGAGATCGCCAAGGGCGTCGCCATCTTCGCGGGCTTCCACCAGTCGCGTTTCGAGCGCGACCTCCCCACGGCGCTGAAGCTGGGTGCGCTGTCGGGCGCCGGCTTCTTCGTCGCCGAAAAGGCGACGGCGATCGTTCAGGTCGTCGGCCTGGGATCGCTCCCGCTCGGGCAGGCCGCGTTCGGCACCGCCGGTGTCGGCGCGGCGTTCGGGCCGGCGCTCGGCCTCGCGCTGTTGGCGCTCCCGCTCCTCCTGCACGTCGTCACGGCGGCCGTCGGCGCCGTCGGCGCGACGCGCGGACGGCGCGCCTGGGCCGTGACGCTGTTCGTCGCGATGGCGATCCACTTCGCCTACGATCTCACGGTGGTGAGCGTCCTTGGCTAGCGATCGCGAGGGGGACGGGGAGGGGAGCGTCCCGGTCGCCGACGGCGGCCCCGCCGACGCGCCGGCGGACGACGCCCCGAACCCGATCCCGGGCACCGTCGCCGCGGGCGACCGCGCTGGCCGGGACCCGCGCTGGACGATCGCGAGGCGGGAGCTGGCGTCGCTACGGTCGGAGAAGACCATCGTACTCGCGCTGCTCATCCAGCTGTTCGTCGCGGCGTTCTCGTCGTTCCTCGTCGTCGGGCTCGTCTCGCTGTACGACCCCGGCGCCGCGGCGGACTACTCCGT
This genomic stretch from Halobaculum roseum harbors:
- a CDS encoding PrsW family intramembrane metalloprotease, whose translation is MRRPGAVGRALLAAARRHARKTGRVARWEVSRTTGTVDRKTAALGAVALLLTVGVAAGGLFAGGVALDDDIYAVAVSPDSPYHDPVSDSTPLEAVPVGAPNADVYVDDRDPTDREATVSVANTRKGQAALGAFRSAVERHNTQLLLAEENQSAAFPVGVTLSYVERASERVGASDGAAGVGGSGDDGEDEAGGAGDGSASGSGGSGPAAGDGSGDGLGVPDFGGVAGPLFGGQPTGSPAEISPPFPFSSLVLAFAFLVPMNFVIQAYGSTVLNERINRRGELLLVAPLSPGDIVAGKTLPYAAVALLATALIAAGVGGGVLSVAAVFPIALVFLASTFVGAMFARSFKELTFVTVTVSVTLTTYAFVPAIFATVTPIALISPLTLVVRDLQGEAVAIGEYLFSTGPFYLVAATLFAMGVGVYREEDMFTQRAVPLKFLDALAVRLHRPRDVALLAALSVPFVFVAELLGVALLFALPQAAAVVGLLVVVAVVEEIAKGVAIFAGFHQSRFERDLPTALKLGALSGAGFFVAEKATAIVQVVGLGSLPLGQAAFGTAGVGAAFGPALGLALLALPLLLHVVTAAVGAVGATRGRRAWAVTLFVAMAIHFAYDLTVVSVLG
- a CDS encoding ABC transporter ATP-binding protein, whose amino-acid sequence is MITVDGLRKVYGDFVAVHGSTFDVEPGEIFGVVGPNGAGKTTTLKTLAGLIEPTAGTVRVAGEPAGDPETRTALGFLPEESPLYEDMTARSYLRFFADLYDVPRETANQRIETALDDLELEHRDRRLGDVSKGMKRKVAIARSLVNDPDVLIYDEPASGLDPLTTNYVLEYVRDLADAGKTVLFSAHNLYHVESVCDRVVIMNEGEIVARGTVEEIRAEHGETTYRVFTTVPVEGSEPDGDRHVSTVDSMDAVEAIRGAAADEGGEVVDIRTRESTLEEIFLDVAGQPMPGSRRTDPGEVGG